One stretch of Croceibacterium atlanticum DNA includes these proteins:
- a CDS encoding helix-turn-helix domain-containing protein translates to MSDNTKNDTEAKVVDFVNLLAMAGKPDTRKASEKKFGKPVMDVGFCITPSMLMKAQARIGLNPVQFNIVMQLLDQWWAAERRPWPSKATIAERMGMSPRQIQRHIAEMEGAGLIRRIGRTKPGKGKTSNEYDLSGLVKKMQELEPEFTQAKEEAKARSKALTQPKHKQSA, encoded by the coding sequence ATGAGCGACAATACCAAAAACGACACCGAGGCCAAGGTCGTCGACTTCGTCAACCTTCTGGCGATGGCCGGTAAGCCCGACACACGCAAGGCCTCGGAGAAGAAGTTCGGCAAGCCTGTGATGGACGTAGGCTTTTGCATCACGCCCTCTATGCTGATGAAGGCGCAAGCGAGGATCGGGCTCAACCCCGTCCAGTTCAACATCGTGATGCAGCTCCTCGATCAGTGGTGGGCTGCGGAACGGAGGCCTTGGCCGTCGAAGGCGACGATTGCTGAGCGTATGGGAATGAGCCCGCGTCAAATTCAGCGACACATCGCCGAGATGGAAGGCGCAGGTCTGATTCGTCGGATCGGGCGAACCAAGCCCGGCAAGGGCAAGACCAGCAACGAGTACGACCTCTCGGGACTGGTGAAGAAGATGCAGGAGCTCGAGCCTGAGTTCACGCAAGCGAAGGAGGAGGCGAAGGCTCGGAGCAAGGCACTCACGCAGCCCAAGCACAAACAATCGGCTTAA